One part of the Deltaproteobacteria bacterium genome encodes these proteins:
- a CDS encoding KamA family radical SAM protein, which produces MHWRDAQRENITSVEELRKILPLGRKEYFTLKSIQRNYPINITRYYLSLIDPQDKDDPIRKMVIPSIEEVAGRGYMDTSGELDNTKVAGLQHKYRQTALLLLTNYCFANCRFCFRKRFVGVRDDEILRDAKKALAYVRERPEITNLLLSGGDSLSLNNRVISRILSECDSIPHVKYIRLGTRVPVVFPERVLTDPGLLKILKRHSRAERKLIIQTHFNHPREITKESSRCVEKLLKNGALVHNQTVLLKGVNDAPDVITDLKRKLISIGVHPYYLFQCRPVRGTLHLQVPIVRGYKIVEAAKASLSGPAKMFRYIMSHRTGKIEIVGLDEERVFFKYHQAKNRKKFGRFFSLPRVDYACWLDEFIHPHEIQQEASGDLRVD; this is translated from the coding sequence ATGCACTGGAGAGACGCACAAAGGGAAAACATAACCTCTGTCGAAGAGCTCAGGAAAATTCTCCCCCTGGGCCGGAAGGAGTACTTTACCCTTAAGAGCATTCAGCGCAACTACCCGATTAATATAACCCGGTATTACCTTTCCCTCATAGATCCCCAAGACAAAGACGACCCGATCAGGAAAATGGTCATTCCCTCTATCGAAGAGGTAGCGGGCAGGGGGTACATGGATACGAGCGGTGAGCTCGATAACACCAAGGTCGCGGGGCTGCAGCACAAATACCGGCAGACCGCCCTCCTGCTGCTGACGAACTACTGCTTTGCAAACTGCAGGTTCTGCTTTCGGAAACGGTTCGTCGGCGTAAGGGACGATGAGATCTTAAGGGACGCAAAAAAGGCCCTGGCCTACGTCCGGGAGCGGCCCGAGATCACGAACCTCCTTCTGTCGGGAGGCGACTCCCTGTCTCTGAACAACAGGGTGATCTCCAGGATCCTGTCCGAATGCGATTCCATACCCCACGTAAAGTACATACGGCTGGGGACGAGGGTTCCCGTGGTATTCCCCGAGAGGGTGCTCACCGATCCCGGCCTCCTCAAGATATTGAAGCGGCACAGCAGGGCCGAGAGGAAACTGATAATCCAGACGCACTTCAACCACCCCCGGGAAATAACGAAAGAGTCGTCCCGCTGCGTTGAAAAGCTCCTGAAAAATGGCGCGCTCGTGCACAACCAGACGGTTCTTCTCAAAGGCGTTAACGATGCCCCCGACGTCATTACTGACCTGAAGAGGAAGCTCATCTCCATCGGGGTCCATCCCTACTACCTTTTCCAGTGCAGGCCTGTCCGGGGAACCCTCCACCTGCAGGTTCCCATCGTGAGGGGATACAAGATAGTCGAGGCTGCGAAGGCCTCCCTTTCCGGGCCGGCAAAGATGTTCAGGTACATCATGTCTCATCGCACCGGCAAGATAGAGATCGTGGGCCTCGATGAGGAGAGGGTCTTTTTCAAGTACCATCAGGCAAAGAACAGGAAGAAGTTCGGCCGCTTTTTCTCGCTTCCCCGGGTAGATTACGCGTGCTGGCTCGACGAGTTCATTCATCCCCACGAGATACAGCAGGAAGCTTCGGGCGACCTGCGGGTCGATTGA
- a CDS encoding trehalose-6-phosphate synthase: MENPSETVRDLPRNVAGRRILLISNRPPYTMRMRKGEVDLVRGAGGLVTALDPVMKKSGGVWFGLVRDEKKDLPAEVRVEGDDATSPGYNIQYITVDSKYIDGFYRGVSNRTLWPLFHCFLGNTVFKKEHWRTYLHVNWRVYQSIVEKIGEGDLVWVQDYHFIPLPKLLRESSRRFGIGYFLHIPFPPPDILRALPWATEVLEGILGSDIVGFHTMGYLRNFFDSVEHLLHAEVDREKNEVVYAGRRTRCGAFPISIDYQRFKDVALSTQTGQRVRGIRDAFGVRNIAIGVDRLDYTKGVVERLLALEKMIERYPDLRKDFVFIQLTVPSRENVAEYRTMRRTIDEIVGRINGRFAEGGWVPIHYYYRSLKFDTLVAYYRAADMGVVTPLRDGMNLVAKEYVVSKCGLPGSVVLSELAGACDELVESHLVNPNDIDSVADTMYEALTLPEDRKAENIAKLNKRIKQHDIYAWLHSFLGEWAKMIER; encoded by the coding sequence ATGGAAAACCCTTCGGAAACGGTTCGTGATCTTCCCCGAAACGTCGCGGGGAGGCGGATTCTGCTCATTTCCAACAGGCCCCCCTATACGATGAGAATGAGAAAGGGGGAGGTTGATCTCGTGCGCGGGGCGGGCGGACTCGTCACCGCCCTTGACCCGGTCATGAAAAAAAGCGGGGGGGTGTGGTTCGGCCTCGTGCGAGACGAGAAGAAGGATTTGCCCGCCGAGGTGCGGGTGGAGGGTGATGACGCCACGAGCCCGGGCTATAACATACAGTACATCACGGTTGACTCCAAGTATATCGATGGGTTCTACCGCGGCGTGTCGAACAGGACCCTCTGGCCCCTTTTTCACTGCTTCCTCGGGAATACGGTCTTCAAGAAGGAGCACTGGCGGACCTACCTGCACGTGAACTGGCGCGTATACCAGAGCATCGTGGAGAAAATAGGGGAGGGTGACCTGGTCTGGGTGCAGGACTATCACTTCATCCCCCTCCCCAAGCTCCTGAGGGAGAGTTCCCGGAGGTTCGGCATAGGGTACTTCCTCCACATACCCTTTCCCCCGCCGGACATACTCCGTGCCCTTCCGTGGGCCACCGAAGTGCTCGAGGGAATTCTCGGCTCCGATATCGTTGGCTTTCACACGATGGGGTACTTAAGAAACTTTTTCGACTCCGTGGAGCACCTTCTGCATGCCGAGGTGGACAGGGAAAAGAACGAGGTGGTGTATGCCGGAAGGAGGACCAGGTGCGGTGCTTTCCCCATAAGCATCGACTATCAGCGGTTCAAGGATGTTGCGTTGAGCACGCAGACCGGGCAGCGGGTGAGAGGGATACGGGACGCCTTCGGTGTCAGGAACATAGCGATCGGCGTCGACAGGCTCGACTACACGAAGGGCGTGGTGGAGCGGCTTCTTGCGCTGGAGAAGATGATCGAGCGCTACCCTGACTTGAGAAAGGATTTCGTGTTTATCCAGCTCACGGTCCCTTCCAGGGAAAATGTGGCGGAATACCGGACGATGCGCAGGACCATAGACGAGATCGTGGGAAGGATCAACGGCAGGTTTGCTGAAGGAGGGTGGGTTCCCATCCACTACTATTACCGGAGCCTGAAGTTCGATACACTGGTGGCATATTACCGGGCCGCCGACATGGGGGTGGTGACGCCCCTGCGCGACGGCATGAACCTGGTTGCGAAGGAATACGTCGTATCGAAATGCGGACTGCCCGGCTCGGTTGTGCTCAGCGAGCTTGCCGGCGCCTGCGATGAGCTCGTCGAATCCCACCTCGTCAACCCCAATGATATCGACAGCGTGGCCGACACCATGTACGAAGCCTTAACTCTCCCCGAAGACAGGAAAGCCGAAAACATTGCGAAGCTCAATAAGAGGATTAAACAGCACGATATCTACGCGTGGCTCCACTCTTTCCTTGGTGAATGGGCTAAGATGATCGAACGATGA
- the otsB gene encoding trehalose-phosphatase — MSVRSVIERIGRDVKEGELSGLFFDFDGTISEIVETPDKAKILPGARECLKRMAGRGDIVAGVISGRSIDDLKERVGVQGLVYSGNHGAELEIFGERQVLAESGSRPLLGSLARELDGLAHAFPGLLVEDKGYSVSVHTRRVAGTQLEDVKNRVKESAGRFSNLTVREGKRVFEILPVRSANKGEVLRVIISRIEENRGAGVFPVYFGDDVTDRYVYEYLRERERGLSIFVSGKDRVHLEADFELEGPGEVVAFMMDFLTLSDTRRER, encoded by the coding sequence ATGAGCGTCCGTTCCGTGATCGAGAGAATCGGCAGGGATGTGAAAGAGGGGGAGCTGTCCGGCCTCTTCTTCGATTTCGACGGGACCATATCGGAAATCGTCGAGACCCCCGATAAAGCAAAAATCCTTCCCGGCGCGCGTGAGTGCCTCAAAAGGATGGCGGGCCGGGGGGACATCGTGGCGGGGGTCATTTCTGGCCGCAGCATCGACGACCTGAAAGAGCGGGTAGGGGTGCAGGGCCTCGTCTATTCGGGAAACCACGGGGCCGAGCTCGAGATCTTCGGGGAGAGGCAGGTCCTTGCCGAGAGCGGCAGCAGGCCGCTCCTCGGGAGCCTTGCCCGGGAGCTTGATGGGCTGGCGCATGCCTTCCCCGGCCTTCTCGTCGAGGACAAGGGGTATTCGGTGAGCGTCCACACGCGGCGCGTTGCGGGCACGCAACTCGAGGACGTGAAAAATCGGGTGAAAGAATCTGCCGGGAGGTTTTCTAATCTCACCGTGAGGGAAGGCAAAAGGGTCTTCGAGATCCTTCCCGTGCGCTCGGCCAACAAAGGCGAGGTGCTCCGTGTTATCATCTCAAGGATCGAGGAAAACCGGGGTGCGGGAGTTTTCCCTGTTTACTTTGGCGATGATGTGACCGATAGGTACGTATATGAGTACCTGCGGGAAAGGGAAAGAGGGCTCTCTATATTCGTTTCCGGAAAGGACCGTGTCCATCTCGAGGCCGATTTCGAGCTTGAAGGCCCCGGGGAAGTGGTGGCGTTCATGATGGATTTTTTAACGCTCAGCGATACGCGGAGGGAGCGGTGA
- a CDS encoding glycosyltransferase, translating to MAVVGKRYVSQLKRLAEPLRGLRVVNVNSTKEGGGVAEILNRTVPLMSELGLNVRWEIIEGDAQFFRATKAMHNSLQGDRITISRDDLDHYVEVNRRHGGKIDFDADVVVIHDPQPAALIENKNAGQHWVWRCHIDIARPWRDTWEFLRKYVERYECSIFSMAKFSQNLPHPQYIIAPAIDPLSDKNRDMLDAEAREIVESLGVNTDKPLIVQVSRFDRFKDPIGVIRAFKIARSFNDCTLVLAGGGATDDPEGEEVYRQVLAESEGDPDIHVLMLPPDAHKVINAIQAAATIIVQKSTKEGFGLTVTEGMWKGKPVIGGAVGGITTQIFDYLTGFLVHSVEGAAYRMRYALNRPEMMKKIGRNAKEFVRTNYLITRNVRDYLILFHSIRHGHVETIQL from the coding sequence ATGGCCGTTGTGGGAAAACGATACGTGTCCCAGCTGAAAAGGCTTGCCGAGCCCCTGCGGGGGCTCAGGGTGGTGAACGTCAACTCCACGAAGGAGGGAGGCGGGGTCGCAGAGATCCTGAACAGGACGGTCCCCCTCATGAGCGAACTTGGCCTCAACGTTCGCTGGGAGATCATCGAAGGGGATGCTCAGTTCTTCAGGGCAACCAAGGCGATGCACAACTCGCTACAGGGGGACAGGATTACCATATCCAGGGATGACCTCGATCACTATGTGGAGGTGAACAGGCGCCACGGGGGCAAGATCGATTTCGACGCGGACGTTGTCGTCATCCACGACCCCCAGCCGGCCGCGCTGATCGAGAACAAGAATGCGGGTCAGCACTGGGTGTGGCGTTGCCACATCGATATTGCCCGGCCCTGGAGGGATACCTGGGAGTTTCTGAGAAAATATGTCGAACGGTACGAGTGCAGCATATTTTCCATGGCCAAGTTTTCCCAGAACCTTCCCCACCCGCAGTATATCATCGCCCCCGCGATAGATCCGCTGAGCGACAAGAACCGGGACATGCTCGACGCCGAGGCAAGGGAGATCGTGGAAAGCCTCGGTGTGAATACGGACAAGCCGCTCATCGTCCAGGTCTCGCGGTTTGACCGGTTCAAGGATCCCATCGGCGTCATCAGGGCGTTTAAGATTGCACGCAGCTTCAACGATTGCACGCTCGTTCTGGCCGGGGGAGGAGCAACGGATGATCCCGAGGGGGAGGAGGTCTACCGCCAGGTCCTGGCTGAATCGGAGGGGGATCCCGACATCCACGTCTTAATGCTCCCCCCTGACGCGCACAAGGTTATCAATGCGATTCAGGCAGCGGCAACGATCATCGTGCAGAAATCGACGAAGGAGGGGTTCGGCCTCACCGTCACCGAGGGGATGTGGAAGGGCAAACCCGTGATCGGGGGTGCCGTAGGGGGGATAACGACGCAGATCTTCGATTACCTGACGGGGTTTCTCGTGCACTCCGTCGAGGGGGCTGCCTACAGGATGCGCTATGCCCTGAACCGCCCCGAGATGATGAAAAAGATCGGGAGAAACGCGAAGGAGTTCGTGAGGACGAACTACCTCATCACGAGGAATGTGCGGGATTACCTCATTTTGTTTCACTCGATCCGGCACGGTCACGTGGAAACCATCCAGCTTTAA
- a CDS encoding TolC family protein, which produces MRQYMRRTFSVMLCLFALVNALRGQAAGADSDAYLDALVAEALERNPALIEARERSSASGHLVLPAGSLPDPQVGFSFSNFPTDTFDFDQEPMTSFDLFFTQKFPFPGKLSLKEEIADIRAKQAGRSVSEFENMLVYRTKRAYFRLYEVARSIEITKKTQTVLKEFLGVAQQRYAVGKALQQDVLRAQTALSNIERRLFDLDKMRIEMIALINTFRARDVNTPVEVPQELPVDETGYSEEELLEMAKEFNPTLSRLALKVDEGEKSVSLAERELYPDFALSTRYRVREDRPDFLTGAVTLTVPLYAARKQRELISSRRFELNSRANAYESYMDQVIFHIRDIKSDLFSLQNRLSLLISAVLPEARNTVQSALSSYRVGELEFNSLVSAELDLFRYELELENHRGRYNEKVAELWMVAGKNFIPKEVSHE; this is translated from the coding sequence ATGAGACAATACATGAGAAGGACGTTTTCCGTTATGCTTTGTCTTTTCGCGCTCGTGAATGCTCTCCGGGGGCAGGCAGCAGGCGCCGATTCTGATGCCTACCTCGACGCTCTCGTCGCTGAGGCCCTCGAGAGGAACCCCGCACTTATCGAGGCGCGGGAGAGAAGCAGCGCCTCCGGGCATCTCGTTTTGCCGGCCGGGAGCCTTCCCGACCCGCAGGTCGGGTTCTCCTTCTCCAATTTTCCTACGGACACCTTTGACTTCGACCAGGAGCCGATGACGTCATTCGATCTCTTTTTCACACAGAAATTTCCTTTTCCGGGCAAATTGTCTCTCAAAGAAGAGATTGCCGATATTCGCGCGAAACAGGCGGGCAGATCCGTTTCCGAGTTCGAAAACATGCTCGTGTACAGGACCAAGCGCGCCTATTTCAGGCTCTACGAGGTGGCAAGGTCGATAGAGATCACGAAGAAAACCCAAACCGTCCTCAAGGAGTTTCTCGGGGTAGCACAGCAACGGTATGCTGTCGGAAAAGCTCTTCAGCAGGATGTGCTGCGCGCACAAACGGCGCTCTCCAACATAGAAAGGCGCCTTTTCGACCTTGACAAAATGCGGATAGAGATGATTGCGCTTATCAACACTTTCAGGGCGAGAGATGTGAACACTCCCGTGGAGGTGCCTCAAGAGCTCCCTGTTGATGAGACAGGCTATTCGGAAGAGGAACTGTTAGAAATGGCGAAGGAGTTTAACCCGACGCTCTCGCGGTTGGCGTTAAAAGTTGACGAGGGCGAAAAAAGCGTTTCCCTGGCAGAGAGGGAACTCTACCCCGATTTTGCCCTGTCCACGAGGTACCGGGTGCGTGAAGACAGGCCGGATTTCCTAACCGGTGCTGTTACACTGACCGTTCCTTTGTATGCAGCGAGGAAGCAGAGAGAGCTAATCAGCAGCAGGAGATTCGAACTGAATTCGCGTGCGAACGCCTACGAGTCGTACATGGATCAGGTGATCTTTCATATTCGCGATATCAAAAGCGATCTTTTTTCGTTGCAAAACCGGTTATCTCTCCTGATTTCGGCAGTTCTCCCCGAGGCCAGAAATACCGTGCAGTCGGCGTTGAGCTCATACAGGGTGGGAGAGCTCGAGTTCAATTCCCTCGTGAGCGCGGAATTAGACCTCTTCAGGTATGAGCTGGAACTCGAGAACCACAGGGGCAGGTACAACGAAAAGGTTGCCGAACTCTGGATGGTTGCAGGAAAGAATTTCATCCCAAAAGAGGTTAGTCATGAGTAG
- a CDS encoding efflux RND transporter periplasmic adaptor subunit, with amino-acid sequence MSRKIVIALAIFIVFVVGLGGGYFFTVKFLHRSPHVETMDTTMGGTKEAKAEEQLYTCPMHPFIITEEPGSCPICGMTLVAVKGGGEGMEDENAIRIDPVVRQNMGVRTGVAKRGQLKKIIRTVGMVTYDETKISTVNTKIAGWIENLFVDKTGQFVKAGEPLLEIYSPELVSAQKELLIAARHYEEVKTSPYEEVVERAETLIEASKDRLRLWDITDKELLALERSGNVKKTLTIYSPNSGVVIGKKAFLGTHVMPGAELFRVADISNVWIDADIYEFELSWVKTGQRANVILDYIPGKTFTGKVSYIYPYLEAETKTIKVRIEMPNPRFFLKPDMYAHVELESKLGDQALLIPSEAVLRTGVKNIVFVEKTEGKFVPRNVTLGVETGNGTVQILEGIEENEKIVLSGQFMLDSESSIREAIRKMTAGGGEGSPKGKEHLGH; translated from the coding sequence ATGAGTAGAAAAATTGTCATAGCACTAGCAATTTTTATCGTATTCGTGGTCGGTTTAGGAGGCGGATATTTTTTCACCGTCAAGTTTCTCCATAGATCCCCCCATGTGGAAACGATGGATACTACCATGGGGGGGACAAAAGAGGCAAAAGCTGAAGAACAGCTCTATACCTGTCCCATGCACCCCTTCATCATCACCGAGGAGCCGGGTTCCTGCCCCATCTGCGGAATGACCCTCGTCGCGGTAAAGGGCGGCGGCGAAGGCATGGAGGACGAGAATGCGATAAGAATCGACCCTGTGGTGAGGCAGAACATGGGAGTGAGGACGGGCGTTGCTAAGCGGGGTCAGCTCAAAAAAATCATAAGGACCGTCGGCATGGTTACTTACGACGAGACGAAGATCTCCACGGTGAACACGAAGATTGCGGGATGGATCGAAAACCTCTTCGTTGACAAAACGGGACAGTTCGTGAAAGCCGGAGAGCCTCTTCTCGAGATTTACAGCCCTGAACTCGTCTCCGCCCAAAAGGAGCTTTTGATCGCAGCCAGACATTATGAGGAGGTCAAAACGAGCCCCTACGAAGAAGTTGTAGAGAGGGCCGAAACCCTGATCGAAGCGTCGAAAGACAGGCTCCGACTCTGGGATATTACGGACAAAGAGCTCCTTGCCCTGGAGCGGAGCGGAAACGTCAAGAAAACGCTGACCATCTACTCACCGAATTCAGGTGTGGTCATCGGCAAAAAGGCTTTCCTCGGGACGCATGTCATGCCCGGAGCAGAACTATTCCGTGTAGCGGACATATCCAATGTCTGGATCGACGCTGATATATACGAGTTCGAACTTTCCTGGGTAAAGACCGGGCAGCGAGCAAACGTGATCCTCGATTACATTCCGGGAAAGACATTCACGGGAAAGGTGTCTTACATCTACCCGTACCTTGAAGCGGAAACGAAGACAATCAAGGTAAGAATAGAGATGCCAAATCCCAGATTTTTCTTGAAGCCTGACATGTATGCCCACGTGGAATTGGAGTCAAAACTCGGCGACCAGGCACTGTTGATACCTTCAGAGGCAGTGTTGAGAACGGGAGTCAAGAATATCGTGTTCGTGGAAAAAACAGAGGGCAAATTCGTTCCCCGGAACGTTACGCTCGGTGTCGAAACGGGGAACGGGACAGTTCAGATACTCGAAGGAATAGAAGAAAACGAAAAGATCGTCCTTTCGGGCCAGTTCATGCTCGACTCCGAAAGCTCGATTCGCGAGGCCATAAGGAAGATGACGGCAGGTGGCGGAGAAGGTTCGCCGAAAGGGAAGGAACATTTAGGGCATTAG
- a CDS encoding CusA/CzcA family heavy metal efflux RND transporter encodes MLKKIIEASLNNRFMVLLAALFLAGWGAYAMMNIPLDAIPDLSDVQVIIFTEYPGQGPQIVEDQVTYPLTTSMLAVPKAKVVRGYSFFGFSFVYIIFEDGTDIYWARSRVLEYINYVSNRLPRGVVPTLGPDATGVGWVYEYVLEDTSGRHDLAQLRSIQDWFLKYELASVPGVSEVASIGGFVKQYQVVVDPNKLAAYNIPLRHVRMSIQRSNNDVGGRLVEMGETEFMVRGLGYIEGLGDIRDIPLGTSRGTPVYIRDVAEVRLGPELRRGIADLDGQGDVAGGVIVMRFGENALKTIDNVKRKLEDLEKSLPEGIRIKPVYDRSDLIVRAVKNLRDKLIEESAVVALVSIIFLLHFRSALVAIITLPLAILVSFIIMFYQGINANIMSLGGIAIAIGAMVDAAIIMVENMHKHQEHFPDKNVWTNVLESTKEVGPALFYSLLVITVSFLPVFSLEAQEGRLFKPLAFTKTYAMAAAAFLAITLQPVLMGYFIRGKIPPEEKNPVNRLLIRIYHPVVDFVVKYRKTTIILNIILMLSIAVPVAKIGSEFMPPLYEGDLLYMPTTFPGISVTKAKELLQQTDRIIKTFPEVDTVFGKIGRAETATDPAPLSMIETTIMLKPEKDWRPGMTPDKLIEELDRAIQFPGLTNAWTMPIKTRIDMLSTGIKTPVGIKIMGDDLDTLVSIGEQIEATVREVPGTLSAFAERITGGNYIDFHIDRKAAARYGLTVGDIQDVIMSAVGGMNVTFTVEGLERYPVNVRYPEDLRQDVEKLNRVLVSTPAGQQIPLAQLAHLKIKKGAANIKSENARRTVWVYVDIRGIDVGTYVKNAMKKVSEKVKLPAGYNIIWSGQFEYMQRVRQRLMLVIPLTLFIVFLIIYLNTRSFLKTGIIMLTVPISLVGAFWTLYVLGYHLSIAVWVGIIALAGLSAETGVVMLLYLDLAYEDWQRRGIMRTRVDLLDSIHHGAVKRIRPKIMTVVMIIGGLIPIMWSHGAGADTMKRIAAPMIGGVVTSALMELVLYPVIYYIWKVRYVKEEGPATDS; translated from the coding sequence ATGCTGAAAAAGATCATCGAAGCATCTCTGAATAACCGGTTTATGGTCCTGCTCGCTGCGCTCTTTCTGGCGGGCTGGGGCGCCTACGCCATGATGAACATACCCCTCGATGCGATCCCCGACCTTTCTGACGTTCAGGTGATCATCTTCACCGAGTACCCCGGCCAGGGTCCCCAAATCGTTGAGGACCAGGTGACCTATCCTCTCACGACGTCCATGCTCGCCGTTCCCAAGGCAAAGGTGGTGAGGGGATATTCCTTCTTCGGTTTTTCCTTCGTCTACATAATTTTCGAGGACGGGACGGACATCTACTGGGCCCGGAGCAGGGTCCTCGAGTACATCAACTATGTATCGAACCGCCTGCCGAGGGGCGTGGTTCCCACCCTGGGCCCAGACGCAACCGGTGTTGGCTGGGTTTACGAGTATGTTCTGGAAGATACCTCGGGAAGACACGACCTTGCCCAGCTCAGGTCCATCCAGGACTGGTTCTTGAAGTACGAACTGGCGAGCGTCCCCGGCGTGTCGGAGGTGGCGAGCATCGGCGGATTCGTGAAGCAGTACCAGGTTGTGGTAGATCCGAACAAGCTTGCTGCCTATAACATTCCCCTGCGGCATGTAAGGATGTCGATTCAGCGGAGCAACAACGACGTCGGGGGAAGGCTGGTGGAGATGGGCGAGACGGAGTTCATGGTGAGGGGCCTCGGCTACATAGAGGGTCTCGGAGACATTCGGGACATCCCTCTCGGGACGTCGAGGGGAACCCCTGTCTATATTCGGGATGTTGCCGAAGTGCGCCTAGGCCCGGAACTGCGGAGGGGCATTGCTGACTTGGATGGCCAGGGTGATGTGGCCGGCGGCGTCATCGTCATGCGCTTCGGCGAGAATGCCCTGAAAACGATCGATAACGTGAAACGGAAGCTGGAGGATCTGGAAAAATCGCTTCCCGAAGGGATCAGGATCAAACCCGTCTATGACAGATCGGATTTGATCGTACGGGCGGTGAAAAACCTGAGGGATAAGCTGATCGAGGAAAGCGCCGTCGTCGCCCTCGTTTCGATAATCTTTCTGCTCCATTTCAGGAGCGCCCTCGTGGCAATCATCACCCTTCCCCTGGCCATACTCGTGTCATTCATCATCATGTTCTACCAGGGCATTAACGCCAACATCATGTCACTCGGCGGTATCGCCATCGCCATCGGGGCAATGGTGGATGCCGCTATCATCATGGTGGAGAACATGCACAAGCACCAGGAGCATTTTCCGGATAAGAACGTATGGACCAATGTCCTGGAGTCGACGAAGGAGGTGGGCCCTGCCCTCTTCTACTCCCTGCTCGTCATAACGGTTTCCTTTTTGCCGGTTTTTTCCCTCGAGGCCCAGGAGGGAAGGCTCTTCAAGCCGCTCGCTTTCACCAAAACCTACGCTATGGCGGCGGCGGCGTTCCTTGCCATAACGCTCCAGCCGGTTCTCATGGGATATTTCATCCGCGGCAAGATTCCCCCGGAGGAGAAGAACCCCGTCAACAGGCTCCTGATCAGAATCTATCACCCCGTGGTGGATTTTGTCGTCAAGTACAGGAAGACAACGATCATACTGAACATCATCCTGATGCTCAGCATCGCCGTGCCGGTTGCGAAGATCGGTTCGGAGTTCATGCCCCCGCTCTACGAGGGGGACCTCCTGTACATGCCCACCACGTTTCCCGGCATTTCCGTCACGAAGGCGAAAGAGCTCCTCCAGCAGACGGACAGGATCATAAAAACGTTTCCGGAGGTGGATACCGTCTTCGGAAAGATAGGCCGGGCAGAAACCGCCACGGACCCTGCACCTCTTTCGATGATCGAGACCACGATAATGCTCAAACCCGAGAAAGATTGGAGACCGGGAATGACGCCGGACAAGCTCATCGAAGAGCTGGACAGGGCGATCCAGTTCCCGGGTCTGACGAATGCGTGGACGATGCCCATAAAAACGCGGATCGATATGCTTTCCACGGGTATCAAGACGCCTGTGGGGATCAAGATAATGGGCGATGACCTGGATACGCTCGTTTCTATCGGAGAGCAGATCGAGGCCACCGTCAGGGAGGTCCCGGGAACACTCTCGGCTTTCGCAGAGCGGATCACGGGAGGTAATTACATCGACTTTCATATCGACAGGAAAGCTGCGGCCAGGTATGGCCTTACGGTGGGAGATATTCAGGATGTGATCATGAGCGCTGTCGGCGGCATGAATGTCACCTTTACCGTCGAAGGGCTCGAACGGTATCCGGTAAACGTGAGATACCCGGAGGATTTGAGGCAGGACGTGGAAAAATTGAATAGAGTCCTCGTATCGACTCCCGCCGGGCAGCAGATTCCACTCGCCCAGCTTGCCCACCTGAAAATCAAAAAAGGGGCGGCCAACATCAAGAGCGAAAACGCGAGGAGAACGGTATGGGTATACGTTGATATTCGCGGAATCGACGTGGGAACCTACGTGAAGAATGCGATGAAGAAAGTTTCGGAAAAGGTCAAGCTCCCCGCCGGCTACAACATCATCTGGAGCGGCCAGTTCGAATACATGCAGAGAGTGAGGCAGAGGCTCATGCTTGTCATCCCGCTGACGCTCTTTATCGTCTTTCTCATCATATACCTGAACACGAGATCGTTCCTCAAGACGGGCATCATCATGCTCACGGTACCAATATCTCTCGTGGGTGCATTCTGGACTCTTTACGTCCTCGGGTATCACCTGTCGATAGCGGTCTGGGTGGGAATCATAGCCCTGGCGGGACTCAGCGCGGAAACGGGCGTCGTCATGCTCCTCTACCTCGACCTCGCCTATGAGGACTGGCAGAGAAGGGGGATAATGAGGACCAGGGTGGACCTTCTCGACTCCATACACCACGGCGCGGTGAAGAGGATCAGGCCGAAGATCATGACGGTGGTGATGATAATCGGTGGCCTGATCCCCATCATGTGGAGCCACGGTGCGGGTGCCGACACGATGAAGAGGATCGCGGCTCCCATGATCGGCGGCGTCGTCACCTCCGCCCTGATGGAGCTCGTCCTCTATCCCGTGATCTATTACATCTGGAAAGTCCGGTATGTGAAGGAGGAAGGCCCGGCAACCGACTCCTGA